A genomic region of Colletes latitarsis isolate SP2378_abdomen chromosome 7, iyColLati1, whole genome shotgun sequence contains the following coding sequences:
- the LOC143343775 gene encoding uncharacterized protein LOC143343775 isoform X2, producing MVDKEEITKTPSPVNINEAIEGEVLNQKTARILKNDLLLHEAVIKNEAETVRKVLKETVDVDSRNNYGRAPIHWAASRGNTEIIEMLMQAKCDIEARDKFGMRPLHMAAWYGHRDAVKMLINAGANVSAVNKKQYTLLMCAAWGSNVGVVEYLAEAVESLNGDATDCTGATALHHAASAGHPTVITALSSIPRLELNATDKKGQTPIHCACAEEHLEAVEVLIGLGANLDALDNEGNTPLHVATRTRHTAIAQLLLKAGANTELTDQMGFTPLHVAASQGCKGILNSMIQHGAALNKQCKYGNTPLHLACQNNEVETVEILINKGVDLNCLNSRLQSPIHIAAEMGHTDICELLLAAGANIEQREQSGRTPLYIAARGSFTAIVDMIIKTARLDYPAPEASTSEKEIRDLTPARRRWREGSRGGSISSNNCGLPEHVRSVLWKLAYKHLGPEDWKKLALHWAFTHEQIRAIEHQYTGPSSYKEHGFRMLMIWASGLSPDIPLAKELCDALSAVDKKAAAESVRKHLDQEKEGKTKSNKQRCHKCSVA from the exons ATGGTGGACAAAGAGGAAATAACCAAAACGCCCTCGCCCGTAAACATCAACGAGGCGATCGAGGGAGAAGTGTTGAATCAAAAGACTGCTAGAA TACTTAAGAACGACCTTTTGCTACACGAGGCTGTGATAAAAAATGAAGCGGAGACCGTTCGCAAAGTGCTCAAAGAGACCGTCGACGTCGATTCCAGGAACAAC TATGGCCGAGCGCCGATCCATTGGGCAGCGTCAAGAGGAAATACGGAGATCATCGAAATGCTGATGCAAGCGAAATGTGACATCGAGGCGAGGGACAAG TTTGGCATGCGGCCGTTGCACATGGCTGCTTGGTATGGGCACAGAGACGCCGTGAAGATGTTAATCAACGCCGGAGCAAATGTGTCTGCTGTCAACAAG AAACAATACACTCTTTTAATGTGTGCCGCCTGGGGCAGCAACGTCGGGGTAGTCGAGTACCTCGCGGAGGCCGTGGAATCGTTGAACGGCGATGCAACCGATTGCACCGGTGCAACTGCACTTCATCACGCGGCTAGTGCCGGTCACCCTACTGTGATAACGGCGCTCTCCAGCATACCTCGGCTCGAGCTAAATGCCACCGACAAG AAAGGACAGACACCGATACACTGTGCTTGCGCGGAGGAACATCTGGAAGCCGTCGAGGTCCTGATAGGACTAGGAGCAAACCTGGACGCTCTGGACAACGAAGGAAACACCCCTCTTCACGTGGCCACCAGAACGAGGCACACGGCCATAGCTCAATTATTATTAAAGGCTGGGGCAAACACCGAGCTGACCGATCAA ATGGGTTTTACCCCCCTTCACGTCGCCGCCAGTCAGGGGTGCAAAGGGATATTAAATTCGATGATTCAACATGGTGCAGCGCTCAATAAGCAGTGCAAG TACGGTAACACGCCTCTGCACTTGGCCTGTCAAAACAACGAAGTAGAAACAGTCGAGATATTGATTAATAAAGGCGTCGATCTGAACTGCTTGAATTCG AGGCTGCAATCGCCGATTCACATCGCCGCCGAGATGGGCCACACAGACATCTGTGAGCTGTTGCTTGCAGCAGGTGCGAATATCGAGCAAAGAGAACAG AGCGGCAGAACGCCATTGTACATCGCGGCGAGGGGCAGTTTCACGGCCATCGTCGACATGATTATTAAAACTGCCAGGCTGGATTACCCTGCCCCG GAAGCTTCGACGTCCGAGAAGGAAATCCGAGATCTGACGCCGGCAAGAAGAAGATGGCGAGAGGGATCGAGGGGCGGAAGTATCTCCAGCAATAATTGCGGACTTCCGGAACACGTTCGATCGGTTCTGTGGAAACTGGCGTACAAACACCTGGGCCCCGAGGATTGGAAAAAGCTGGCGCTCCATTGGGCTTTTACGCACGAGCAAATTCGGGCGATCGAACATCAATACACTG GTCCTTCGAGCTACAAGGAGCATGGCTTCCGGATGCTGATGATCTGGGCGTCGGGACTGAGTCCTGACATTCCTTTAGCGAAGGAACTATGCGACGCTTTGTCTGCGGTGGATAAAAAGGCCGCTGCGG AATCTGTTCGCAAGCATTTGGATCAAGAAAAGGAAGGCAAAACGAAGTCGAACAAACAGCGTTGTCACAAATGCTCCGTCGCTTAA
- the LOC143343775 gene encoding uncharacterized protein LOC143343775 isoform X1 translates to MVDKEEITKTPSPVNINEAIEGEVLNQKTARILKNDLLLHEAVIKNEAETVRKVLKETVDVDSRNNYGRAPIHWAASRGNTEIIEMLMQAKCDIEARDKFGMRPLHMAAWYGHRDAVKMLINAGANVSAVNKKQYTLLMCAAWGSNVGVVEYLAEAVESLNGDATDCTGATALHHAASAGHPTVITALSSIPRLELNATDKKGQTPIHCACAEEHLEAVEVLIGLGANLDALDNEGNTPLHVATRTRHTAIAQLLLKAGANTELTDQMGFTPLHVAASQGCKGILNSMIQHGAALNKQCKYGNTPLHLACQNNEVETVEILINKGVDLNCLNSRLQSPIHIAAEMGHTDICELLLAAGANIEQREQSGRTPLYIAARGSFTAIVDMIIKTARLDYPAPEASTSEKEIRDLTPARRRWREGSRGGSISSNNCGLPEHVRSVLWKLAYKHLGPEDWKKLALHWAFTHEQIRAIEHQYTAPIVGPSSYKEHGFRMLMIWASGLSPDIPLAKELCDALSAVDKKAAAESVRKHLDQEKEGKTKSNKQRCHKCSVA, encoded by the exons ATGGTGGACAAAGAGGAAATAACCAAAACGCCCTCGCCCGTAAACATCAACGAGGCGATCGAGGGAGAAGTGTTGAATCAAAAGACTGCTAGAA TACTTAAGAACGACCTTTTGCTACACGAGGCTGTGATAAAAAATGAAGCGGAGACCGTTCGCAAAGTGCTCAAAGAGACCGTCGACGTCGATTCCAGGAACAAC TATGGCCGAGCGCCGATCCATTGGGCAGCGTCAAGAGGAAATACGGAGATCATCGAAATGCTGATGCAAGCGAAATGTGACATCGAGGCGAGGGACAAG TTTGGCATGCGGCCGTTGCACATGGCTGCTTGGTATGGGCACAGAGACGCCGTGAAGATGTTAATCAACGCCGGAGCAAATGTGTCTGCTGTCAACAAG AAACAATACACTCTTTTAATGTGTGCCGCCTGGGGCAGCAACGTCGGGGTAGTCGAGTACCTCGCGGAGGCCGTGGAATCGTTGAACGGCGATGCAACCGATTGCACCGGTGCAACTGCACTTCATCACGCGGCTAGTGCCGGTCACCCTACTGTGATAACGGCGCTCTCCAGCATACCTCGGCTCGAGCTAAATGCCACCGACAAG AAAGGACAGACACCGATACACTGTGCTTGCGCGGAGGAACATCTGGAAGCCGTCGAGGTCCTGATAGGACTAGGAGCAAACCTGGACGCTCTGGACAACGAAGGAAACACCCCTCTTCACGTGGCCACCAGAACGAGGCACACGGCCATAGCTCAATTATTATTAAAGGCTGGGGCAAACACCGAGCTGACCGATCAA ATGGGTTTTACCCCCCTTCACGTCGCCGCCAGTCAGGGGTGCAAAGGGATATTAAATTCGATGATTCAACATGGTGCAGCGCTCAATAAGCAGTGCAAG TACGGTAACACGCCTCTGCACTTGGCCTGTCAAAACAACGAAGTAGAAACAGTCGAGATATTGATTAATAAAGGCGTCGATCTGAACTGCTTGAATTCG AGGCTGCAATCGCCGATTCACATCGCCGCCGAGATGGGCCACACAGACATCTGTGAGCTGTTGCTTGCAGCAGGTGCGAATATCGAGCAAAGAGAACAG AGCGGCAGAACGCCATTGTACATCGCGGCGAGGGGCAGTTTCACGGCCATCGTCGACATGATTATTAAAACTGCCAGGCTGGATTACCCTGCCCCG GAAGCTTCGACGTCCGAGAAGGAAATCCGAGATCTGACGCCGGCAAGAAGAAGATGGCGAGAGGGATCGAGGGGCGGAAGTATCTCCAGCAATAATTGCGGACTTCCGGAACACGTTCGATCGGTTCTGTGGAAACTGGCGTACAAACACCTGGGCCCCGAGGATTGGAAAAAGCTGGCGCTCCATTGGGCTTTTACGCACGAGCAAATTCGGGCGATCGAACATCAATACACTG CTCCTATTGTAGGTCCTTCGAGCTACAAGGAGCATGGCTTCCGGATGCTGATGATCTGGGCGTCGGGACTGAGTCCTGACATTCCTTTAGCGAAGGAACTATGCGACGCTTTGTCTGCGGTGGATAAAAAGGCCGCTGCGG AATCTGTTCGCAAGCATTTGGATCAAGAAAAGGAAGGCAAAACGAAGTCGAACAAACAGCGTTGTCACAAATGCTCCGTCGCTTAA